AAATTGCGCCGAACTGGATATTGACCGTAAACATTTTGGTGAATTCCAGGTGGCTGATCCCCATAAACGAGGAGGCGATGATCATGTGCCCGGTGGAAGAAACGGGCAGAAATTCAGTTATTCCTTCAACAATAGCTAAAATAATGGCCTGCCAAATACTCATGAATCAGATGGTTTACGTAGGATCGCCCAGAACTCGAGTATAAAGCCGATGATCGTGACGATAGGGCCTAGTGTCAATCCCAAAAAACCGAAACCAAATTCCTCAGCGTCAAAACTCATGATCAGAAAGCCGGCTAGAATGACGGCGATGCCTGTGAGCATCATCACATAGTTGGAAGACGCGAAAGGCAGTTCACTTTTTTTGCTGTTCATCATTGTATCGTTTGTCTAAAAATGAATATCAATATAAATCGTCCAGGGCCATACGAAGGTACCGCGCAAGTGATTGGTAAGTGCTTGATACCCCGATTAATACGCCCAGAGAAAGTACTATCGCCACGAGGATGACGATTTTGTCATATTCCTGTAACATGGCCAGTCCTTCCACGTTGCGGACAGCAAGCTGCTGCAAAGCGATGAGCATAATACCAGCCAAAATGCCGCCTACTAATCCTTGTATGGCCCCGCGCATCACATAGGGGCGCTGTATAAAACCATTGGTAGCGCCCACAAGCTGCATACTGCGGATCAGAAAACGCTGCGAATAAATGGCGAGCTTGATGGTGTTATTGACGAGCAACACAATGATAATCAGCATGACCAATGCAAAGCTGGCCAGCACAATGTATATTTTGGTAACATTACGGTTAATGTTATCTGCCAGATCTTCTTGGTACACTACCTCATATACGCCGGGAATTTTTTCAAGATCACGCTTGATCTGCGACAGTTTCGCTTCTTCAAAATAGTCCTCGTGAATTTTGACACGGTAACTATTCCTGAGCGGGTTTTCACCGAGGAATGTCGCAAAATCCTCCTTCGTGCCTTCAATAAATTCC
This Dyadobacter sp. UC 10 DNA region includes the following protein-coding sequences:
- a CDS encoding DUF3098 domain-containing protein; the encoded protein is MMNSKKSELPFASSNYVMMLTGIAVILAGFLIMSFDAEEFGFGFLGLTLGPIVTIIGFILEFWAILRKPSDS
- a CDS encoding cell division protein FtsX, with the translated sequence MPKKKKIGSYPNAMIVMSLTAALFLIGFCGLLVIQSKKLVSIIRQNIEVRIFLDKELTKAGEDSILNVVKIRPFVLNSADVKPIIFVSKEEAAKEFIEGTKEDFATFLGENPLRNSYRVKIHEDYFEEAKLSQIKRDLEKIPGVYEVVYQEDLADNINRNVTKIYIVLASFALVMLIIIVLLVNNTIKLAIYSQRFLIRSMQLVGATNGFIQRPYVMRGAIQGLVGGILAGIMLIALQQLAVRNVEGLAMLQEYDKIVILVAIVLSLGVLIGVSSTYQSLARYLRMALDDLY